The Peribacillus sp. FSL P2-0133 genome has a segment encoding these proteins:
- a CDS encoding argininosuccinate synthase, which yields MKNQKVVLAYSGGLDTSVAIKWLQDQGYEVVACCLDVGEGKDLDFIKEKAITVGAVSSYVIDAKDEFADEFALTALQAHTLYEGKYPLVSALSRPLIAKKLVEVAEAENAVAVAHGCTGKGNDQVRFEVSISALNPNLQVLAPVRDWKWSREEEIEYAAKNGIPVPIGMASPFSIDQNLWGRSNECGILEDPWAAPPEEAYDLTASLESTPDTADIIEIGFEQGVPVTLNDKNYKLADLIVELNQIAGKHGVGRIDHVENRLVGIKSREVYEAPGAMTLIAAHKELEDITLVKELAHFKPVIEKKMTELIYEGLWFSPLQKALAAFLKETQVNVTGTVRVKLFKGHAIVEGRKSEYSLYDEKLATYTKADEFDHDAAVGFIKLWGLPTKVNSMVTNKKVTV from the coding sequence ATGAAAAATCAAAAAGTTGTTTTAGCATATTCCGGAGGTTTGGATACTTCCGTTGCAATTAAATGGTTACAAGATCAAGGGTACGAAGTTGTGGCATGCTGCTTGGATGTCGGTGAAGGGAAAGATTTGGACTTCATTAAAGAAAAAGCGATCACTGTCGGTGCGGTAAGTTCCTATGTCATTGATGCGAAGGACGAATTCGCTGATGAATTCGCATTGACGGCTCTTCAGGCACATACTTTGTATGAAGGGAAATATCCATTGGTATCAGCTTTATCACGTCCGCTGATCGCGAAGAAATTAGTGGAAGTGGCTGAAGCGGAAAACGCGGTAGCCGTTGCGCACGGTTGTACGGGAAAAGGAAATGACCAAGTGCGTTTCGAAGTATCCATCTCCGCCTTGAACCCTAATTTGCAAGTTCTTGCACCTGTTCGTGACTGGAAATGGTCTCGTGAAGAGGAGATTGAATATGCAGCGAAAAATGGCATTCCCGTTCCGATTGGCATGGCGAGTCCATTCTCGATTGACCAAAACCTTTGGGGAAGAAGTAACGAATGTGGAATCCTGGAAGATCCATGGGCAGCTCCGCCGGAAGAGGCATATGATTTGACTGCAAGCCTTGAAAGTACGCCAGATACAGCTGATATCATTGAAATTGGTTTTGAACAAGGTGTGCCGGTTACATTGAATGATAAAAACTATAAATTGGCTGACCTGATCGTCGAGTTGAATCAAATTGCCGGCAAGCACGGAGTTGGACGTATCGATCACGTTGAAAATAGATTAGTAGGAATCAAATCGCGTGAAGTCTATGAAGCTCCTGGTGCAATGACATTGATTGCTGCACATAAAGAACTTGAAGATATCACGCTAGTAAAAGAATTGGCTCACTTCAAACCGGTGATCGAGAAGAAAATGACTGAATTGATTTATGAAGGACTTTGGTTCTCTCCGCTTCAAAAAGCTTTGGCTGCATTCCTGAAAGAAACACAAGTGAATGTAACCGGTACGGTCCGTGTGAAACTATTCAAAGGTCATGCGATTGTTGAAGGAAGAAAATCCGAGTACTCCCTATATGACGAAAAATTGGCTACTTATACAAAAGCTGACGAATTCGATCATGATGCAGCAGTTGGATTCATTAAGTTATGGGGACTTCCAACGAAAGTGAACAGCATGGTCACTAACAAGAAGGTGACAGTGTGA
- a CDS encoding acetate kinase, translating into MSKIVAINAGSSSLKFQLFEMPSEKVITKGLVERIGLKNSAFTLSVEGEKISETMDIPNHEIAVGLLLKKLIEHRIIDSFEEIDGVGHRVVHGGEIFTDSVLITEDVIEEIEKLSELAPLHNPANITGIKAFRRILDDVPAVAVFDTAFHQTMAAGSYLYSLPLEYYEDYGIRKYGFHGTSHKYVSQRAAEMIGRPIEQLRLISCHLGNGASITAIKGGKSIDTSMGFTPLAGVTMGTRSGNIDPALIPYIMEKTGKTADEVLDVLNKKSGILALSGFSSDLRDIQVEADKGNERAELALKVFADRIHKYIGSYSAKMGGVDGIIFTAGIGENSQTIRGRILEGLEFMGVYWDKDLNRTSGKEAFINAPYSPVKVMVIPTNEEIMIVRDTMKIALSETWKI; encoded by the coding sequence ATGTCAAAAATCGTGGCTATTAATGCGGGCAGCTCATCATTGAAGTTTCAGCTTTTTGAGATGCCAAGTGAAAAAGTAATTACAAAAGGTCTTGTAGAAAGAATCGGCTTGAAAAATTCCGCATTTACCTTAAGCGTCGAAGGCGAAAAGATTTCTGAAACGATGGATATACCCAATCATGAAATAGCTGTAGGGCTTTTATTGAAAAAGCTGATTGAACATCGCATCATTGACTCCTTTGAAGAAATAGATGGCGTAGGGCATCGGGTGGTGCATGGCGGTGAGATATTCACGGACTCGGTCTTGATTACGGAAGACGTAATAGAGGAAATCGAAAAGCTTTCCGAGTTGGCGCCCCTTCATAATCCCGCCAATATCACCGGAATCAAAGCCTTCAGGCGAATACTGGATGATGTGCCAGCGGTTGCGGTATTCGACACTGCCTTCCATCAAACGATGGCGGCAGGTTCCTATTTGTACAGCTTACCTCTTGAATATTATGAAGATTACGGAATAAGGAAGTATGGGTTTCATGGAACTTCACATAAATATGTATCGCAGCGGGCTGCCGAAATGATTGGCCGCCCAATTGAACAGCTTCGATTGATTTCGTGCCATCTAGGGAATGGTGCAAGCATTACGGCCATAAAGGGCGGCAAATCAATTGATACATCAATGGGATTTACACCATTGGCCGGTGTTACTATGGGAACGCGTTCAGGGAACATCGACCCTGCACTGATTCCTTATATCATGGAGAAGACGGGAAAAACAGCAGATGAAGTTCTGGATGTCCTGAATAAGAAAAGCGGCATTCTGGCCCTTTCCGGATTTTCCAGCGACCTGCGCGATATTCAAGTTGAAGCGGATAAAGGCAATGAGCGGGCTGAACTCGCACTTAAAGTGTTCGCAGACCGGATTCACAAGTACATAGGCTCCTATTCAGCTAAAATGGGAGGTGTGGACGGCATCATTTTTACAGCGGGCATCGGTGAAAACAGTCAAACCATTAGGGGGCGAATCCTGGAGGGGCTTGAATTCATGGGGGTATATTGGGATAAGGATCTCAATCGCACCTCGGGTAAGGAAGCGTTCATCAATGCACCCTATTCCCCTGTGAAAGTCATGGTCATCCCCACTAATGAAGAAATCATGATTGTCAGGGATACCATGAAAATAGCTTTAAGCGAAACTTGGAAAATATGA
- a CDS encoding DUF2953 domain-containing protein, producing MKWLLLIIGILILVLLIVVFTNVRVYIDYKRIQTNDQIHIKLSAWYGLFHYTFKVPVIKMEDDSTAIVVKEEQEMTGKTEKEEKKKITAEDLRDGFADSLEMLQHIIGFHRIVRQFTGKVQVKKFTWHSMVGTKNAAHTGVLTGACWALKGSIIGLLTTYFNFRIMPSYSITPDFQRWQANTSISCILQFRIGQAMVTGIKLLRYRKGGKPHFKSRKLAKLSDDSNKQSF from the coding sequence ATGAAGTGGCTTTTGTTGATTATAGGTATCCTCATTTTAGTGCTGCTGATTGTTGTTTTCACTAATGTAAGAGTGTATATCGACTACAAACGTATCCAAACGAATGACCAAATACATATTAAATTATCAGCTTGGTATGGGCTTTTTCACTATACATTCAAGGTTCCGGTCATCAAAATGGAAGATGACTCTACGGCTATAGTAGTAAAGGAAGAGCAAGAAATGACCGGAAAAACCGAAAAGGAAGAAAAGAAAAAAATTACAGCCGAAGATTTGCGTGACGGATTCGCAGACAGTCTGGAGATGCTTCAGCATATAATCGGATTTCATAGGATCGTCCGTCAATTCACAGGGAAAGTCCAAGTCAAAAAATTCACCTGGCATAGTATGGTCGGTACTAAAAACGCTGCACACACCGGTGTTTTAACTGGAGCATGCTGGGCACTTAAAGGTTCAATCATCGGGTTGCTGACAACCTATTTCAACTTCCGGATCATGCCCTCCTATTCCATTACACCCGACTTTCAGAGATGGCAGGCAAACACGTCGATTTCCTGCATATTACAATTTAGAATCGGGCAAGCTATGGTGACTGGAATAAAACTGCTTCGTTATAGGAAAGGCGGAAAGCCGCATTTCAAGTCGAGGAAATTAGCGAAGCTATCAGATGATTCCAATAAACAATCGTTCTAG
- a CDS encoding RDD family protein codes for MTERNENNEQIASSNLMADQEVPVQQEFTPANKTVDDDGVKKVHFAGFWMRFWAYLADLLVIGSLNRILIHPIFKFYEGTDDLWFSAEGFLTGVVFFLYFVLMTKFLNQTLGKMIFGLKVVALKEEKKTISWGTILFRELIGRYISKVTWIGYLLAGLLPKKQALHDVFADTGVVLIRR; via the coding sequence ATGACGGAACGAAATGAAAACAATGAACAAATCGCTTCATCCAATCTAATGGCAGATCAAGAGGTTCCCGTTCAGCAGGAATTTACACCAGCCAATAAGACCGTGGATGATGACGGAGTCAAGAAAGTGCATTTTGCAGGTTTTTGGATGAGGTTTTGGGCCTATCTAGCCGATCTATTGGTTATCGGAAGTTTGAACCGGATTTTGATTCATCCGATCTTCAAGTTTTATGAAGGGACAGATGATCTCTGGTTTTCCGCGGAGGGCTTCTTAACGGGGGTCGTATTCTTCTTATACTTTGTTTTGATGACCAAATTCTTGAACCAAACCCTTGGCAAGATGATTTTTGGACTGAAAGTCGTGGCATTGAAGGAAGAGAAAAAAACCATTTCATGGGGTACGATATTGTTCAGGGAGCTGATTGGCCGCTATATTTCAAAAGTCACTTGGATTGGCTATCTCTTGGCAGGGCTTTTACCGAAGAAACAGGCATTGCATGATGTCTTTGCAGACACGGGCGTTGTGTTGATCAGAAGATGA
- the sppA gene encoding signal peptide peptidase SppA, which produces MNGKRWAALGIAAVLFFVSIAVGAVTTLFTADTENIIDELFASESAFYEEVIEGDDYSNVIAVFDVEGTIQDTGEASLLSSATYNHRAFMDKLKMAEENDDIKGIILRVNSPGGGVVESAEIYDKILDIKKVKKPVYVSMGSMAASGGYYISAPADKIYASPETMTGSLGVIMHGYNYEKLAKKYGVEFETIKSGPHKDIMSPTREMTGEEREILQNMINNSYDQFVKVIADGRGMTEKEVREIADGRIYDGRQAKENHLIDDFGHLDDVIAAMKTDIGEKDAQVIRYTDEAGFGSLFSMGAQKMLGNDVETAVLTKILSSSNSPRLMYLYAE; this is translated from the coding sequence ATGAATGGAAAGCGTTGGGCGGCACTTGGAATCGCAGCCGTTTTATTTTTTGTCTCTATTGCTGTTGGGGCGGTTACGACTCTATTTACAGCGGATACGGAAAATATCATTGATGAATTATTTGCTTCCGAAAGTGCATTTTACGAGGAAGTCATAGAAGGCGATGATTACTCAAATGTTATTGCCGTATTTGATGTAGAGGGCACGATTCAAGATACAGGAGAAGCCTCATTACTTAGTTCAGCAACATATAATCACCGTGCCTTCATGGATAAGCTGAAGATGGCAGAGGAAAATGATGATATCAAAGGAATCATCCTTCGGGTCAATTCTCCAGGAGGCGGTGTCGTCGAAAGTGCAGAGATTTATGACAAGATCCTTGATATCAAGAAAGTGAAAAAACCTGTCTATGTTTCCATGGGGTCTATGGCGGCTTCCGGCGGATATTATATTTCTGCACCAGCCGATAAGATATATGCTAGCCCAGAAACGATGACGGGTTCACTTGGCGTCATCATGCATGGGTATAATTACGAGAAGCTGGCCAAGAAATATGGTGTCGAGTTCGAAACCATCAAAAGCGGACCACACAAGGATATTATGAGCCCGACCAGGGAGATGACTGGGGAAGAACGTGAAATACTGCAAAATATGATTAATAATTCTTATGATCAATTTGTAAAAGTAATTGCAGACGGACGCGGTATGACAGAGAAGGAAGTAAGGGAAATTGCCGATGGACGCATTTATGATGGGCGTCAGGCTAAAGAAAACCATCTAATCGATGATTTCGGCCATTTGGATGATGTAATTGCCGCAATGAAAACGGATATCGGTGAAAAGGATGCTCAAGTTATCCGTTATACAGATGAGGCAGGTTTTGGTTCATTATTCAGTATGGGTGCGCAAAAAATGTTGGGAAATGATGTGGAAACGGCAGTCTTGACAAAAATCCTTTCCTCTTCAAATTCTCCACGCTTAATGTATTTGTATGCGGAATAG
- the ytfJ gene encoding GerW family sporulation protein, protein MSDHPIQGLMKEAMENLKEMVDVNTIIGDPVETPDGSVILTVSKVGFGFAAGGSEFMMDGNHQGQQGGSKQPFGGGSGGGVSITPIAFLIVGSHGVKMIHLDEGTHLLEKMMDLAPQVVDKIQSMLSKKDSNQKQGSNQGGSQPAVKRYQEPKQDIDF, encoded by the coding sequence ATGTCAGATCATCCGATCCAAGGTTTAATGAAAGAAGCTATGGAAAATCTGAAAGAAATGGTTGATGTGAACACGATCATCGGGGATCCGGTGGAGACTCCGGATGGAAGTGTCATTTTAACCGTATCCAAAGTGGGATTTGGTTTTGCAGCCGGTGGCAGCGAATTTATGATGGATGGGAACCATCAAGGACAGCAAGGTGGTTCCAAGCAGCCTTTTGGCGGCGGTAGCGGCGGTGGGGTTTCCATAACACCAATTGCTTTTTTGATTGTCGGTTCCCATGGGGTGAAAATGATTCATCTGGATGAAGGGACACATCTTCTCGAAAAAATGATGGATTTAGCTCCTCAAGTCGTCGATAAAATTCAGTCCATGCTATCCAAGAAAGACAGTAATCAAAAGCAAGGCAGTAATCAAGGCGGCAGTCAACCAGCTGTAAAGAGGTATCAAGAACCTAAACAGGATATAGATTTCTAA
- the argH gene encoding argininosuccinate lyase — MSSKLWGGRFTKSAEEWVDEFGASISFDQELVLEDIQGSLAHVTMLKKCSILPEEDADQIIAGLKTLQEKAEKGELTFKVEMEDIHLNLESMLISEIGPVGGKLHTGRSRNDQVATDLHLYMRNQTKVILELINDLQMAILGQSKKNVETLIPGYTHLQRAQPISFAHHLMAYFWMLERDKQRFTESFKRINISPLGAGALAGTTFPIDRALSAELLGFEGIYENSLDAVSDRDFAIEFMSNSATMMMHLSRFSEEIILWSSQEFQFIELDDAFSTGSSIMPQKKNPDMAELIRGKTGRVYGNLTGLLTVLKGLPLAYNKDMQEDKEGVFDTVKTIVGSLKIFAGMISTMKVKTEVMEKATKNDFSNATELADYLASKGMPFRKAHEVVGKLVLFCVQNGCYLVDLSIEQFQEASELFEQDIYDALNPYEAVKRRNSAGGTGFAQVLLAIEKAEKLVSE; from the coding sequence GTGAGCAGCAAGCTTTGGGGAGGAAGATTCACGAAATCTGCCGAAGAATGGGTAGATGAGTTTGGAGCTTCCATTTCCTTTGACCAGGAACTTGTCCTTGAAGATATTCAAGGCAGTTTAGCTCATGTAACCATGTTAAAGAAATGCAGCATTTTACCTGAAGAAGATGCGGATCAGATCATTGCGGGTCTGAAAACTTTACAGGAAAAAGCTGAGAAGGGTGAATTGACTTTTAAGGTTGAGATGGAAGATATCCATCTTAACCTGGAAAGTATGCTAATAAGCGAAATCGGTCCAGTTGGCGGAAAGCTTCATACAGGAAGAAGCCGTAATGACCAAGTTGCAACCGACCTTCATCTGTATATGCGTAACCAAACGAAAGTGATTCTGGAACTCATCAATGATTTGCAAATGGCGATTTTGGGACAATCCAAGAAAAATGTGGAAACACTAATTCCAGGTTATACACATTTGCAGCGTGCACAGCCCATTTCATTTGCCCACCATTTAATGGCTTATTTTTGGATGCTTGAGCGTGATAAGCAGCGCTTCACCGAGAGTTTCAAAAGGATTAACATCTCTCCATTGGGTGCCGGGGCATTAGCTGGGACTACTTTCCCGATTGACCGTGCCCTCAGTGCCGAGTTATTGGGGTTTGAGGGGATTTACGAAAACAGCCTTGATGCGGTGAGTGATCGTGATTTTGCCATTGAATTCATGAGCAACAGTGCGACAATGATGATGCATTTATCCCGTTTCAGCGAAGAAATCATTCTCTGGTCAAGCCAGGAATTCCAATTCATTGAATTGGATGATGCATTTTCCACGGGAAGCAGCATCATGCCGCAAAAGAAAAACCCTGATATGGCGGAATTGATCCGTGGTAAAACAGGACGGGTTTATGGGAACCTAACGGGGTTATTGACTGTTTTGAAAGGACTGCCGCTTGCTTATAACAAAGATATGCAAGAAGATAAAGAAGGCGTTTTTGATACGGTTAAGACCATTGTTGGTTCACTTAAAATATTTGCCGGCATGATTTCAACGATGAAAGTGAAAACAGAAGTAATGGAAAAAGCAACAAAAAATGACTTCTCGAATGCGACGGAATTAGCTGATTACCTGGCTTCAAAGGGTATGCCTTTCCGTAAGGCGCACGAAGTGGTCGGGAAGCTTGTATTGTTCTGTGTCCAGAATGGCTGCTATTTAGTGGACCTAAGCATTGAACAATTCCAGGAAGCTTCCGAGTTGTTTGAACAGGATATTTATGATGCATTAAATCCTTATGAGGCCGTTAAACGCCGTAACAGTGCGGGCGGTACAGGTTTTGCCCAAGTATTGCTGGCGATTGAAAAAGCGGAAAAACTTGTAAGTGAATAA
- a CDS encoding MogA/MoaB family molybdenum cofactor biosynthesis protein — protein MSVKNHKKAITEAVRCMVITISDTRNEETDKSGALMMELLKSKGHEVTDYVIVKDERKAIQDAVNSGSQSSTVDVILTNGGTGIANRDVTIEAVKELMTKEIPGFGEIFRMLSYQEDIGSAAILSRAIAGVVNNKAVFSTPGSSGAVRLAMNKLILPELGHVVGELRKDL, from the coding sequence ATGAGTGTCAAGAATCATAAAAAAGCCATCACGGAGGCAGTTCGCTGCATGGTGATAACCATCAGCGATACGCGAAATGAAGAAACGGATAAAAGCGGAGCACTGATGATGGAATTGCTGAAGTCGAAAGGGCATGAAGTGACGGATTATGTAATCGTTAAAGATGAGCGGAAAGCGATTCAGGATGCGGTCAATTCCGGTAGCCAAAGCAGCACGGTCGATGTCATATTAACAAATGGAGGCACTGGCATCGCCAATAGGGATGTGACGATCGAGGCGGTCAAAGAGTTGATGACCAAGGAAATTCCCGGTTTTGGCGAGATTTTTCGAATGCTCAGCTATCAAGAGGATATCGGGTCTGCCGCCATACTATCCAGGGCGATTGCCGGAGTCGTGAACAACAAAGCGGTTTTTTCCACCCCAGGCTCTTCAGGGGCGGTTAGGCTTGCGATGAATAAATTGATTCTCCCGGAATTGGGACATGTCGTTGGTGAACTTCGCAAGGATTTATAA
- a CDS encoding EcsC family protein — MEFTNREMKLLNEISEWQERLYQYEPTDLAALYDKWLEQGFALLPENIQQQFFDKLDTWLFHLHAMVQSSQVQIDARERILASARVFNEEIETLSDLKHLSIDQLNYIANQHIAKHRLYSFAQGGMSGSGGLLLLGSDIPAMTVINVRIVQLIAMSYGVEVNTPFEMMLALKVFNAGAMPKRLQGIAWEELIREVQTAEDDYFYLGIEELTNPTWMEQPLKQLLKALSITVFRKKLVRGIPFISMAIGAGSNYQMTRSVSEFAQKFYQYRYLLEKKADEE; from the coding sequence ATGGAATTCACGAACCGGGAAATGAAACTTTTGAATGAAATTAGTGAATGGCAGGAAAGACTTTATCAATATGAGCCAACGGATCTGGCTGCATTGTATGATAAATGGTTGGAGCAGGGGTTTGCCCTGCTTCCGGAAAACATCCAACAACAATTTTTTGACAAGCTTGATACTTGGCTTTTTCATTTGCATGCCATGGTTCAGAGCTCACAAGTTCAAATAGATGCAAGAGAGCGGATTTTAGCATCTGCGCGCGTGTTTAATGAAGAAATCGAAACGTTGAGTGATTTGAAACACTTATCGATCGATCAGTTGAATTACATAGCCAATCAGCATATCGCTAAGCATCGCTTATATTCATTTGCACAAGGCGGGATGAGCGGATCAGGAGGCCTGCTTCTGCTAGGGAGCGATATTCCGGCCATGACGGTCATCAATGTCAGGATCGTACAGCTGATTGCGATGTCTTATGGTGTTGAGGTGAATACACCGTTTGAAATGATGCTGGCCCTTAAGGTATTCAATGCAGGAGCGATGCCAAAGAGGCTCCAAGGAATAGCTTGGGAAGAATTGATCCGCGAGGTCCAGACTGCAGAAGATGATTATTTTTATTTAGGAATCGAAGAACTGACCAACCCTACCTGGATGGAACAGCCGCTGAAGCAGCTGTTGAAAGCATTATCCATTACTGTTTTCCGAAAAAAACTGGTTCGGGGCATACCGTTCATCAGCATGGCCATAGGGGCTGGGTCCAATTATCAAATGACCCGGAGTGTCAGTGAATTTGCCCAGAAGTTCTATCAGTACCGTTATTTACTTGAGAAGAAGGCTGATGAAGAATGA
- a CDS encoding class I SAM-dependent methyltransferase, with protein sequence MKSTPVEQLFYEFDETAQILQSELSCTYLDALGETGENFFQGKVLQEEISEVSKKRLVKHYADFSPEKYEKEAIRKAYQLAILKGMQQSVQPNHHMTPDAVGMFVSYLVGKFTKNQKEIVMLDPAIGTGNLLFAILNQLTDKNIASYGVEIDETLIRLAYAGANLQEHPLEFFNQDSLEPLFIDPSDVVVSDLPIGYYPNDVRAAEYELKADKGHSYAHHLFIEQGVKHAKDGGHLFFIVPNNLFVSEEAPKLNDFLKKHTHIQGMVQLPLSMFKSEAAAKSILILQKKKEGIEAPKKALLVQLPKLSDFEATRSVMQQMDDWFKEEK encoded by the coding sequence GTGAAGTCTACCCCAGTTGAACAATTATTTTATGAATTTGATGAAACAGCCCAAATATTGCAAAGTGAACTTTCATGTACGTATCTGGATGCCCTGGGTGAAACGGGCGAGAATTTCTTCCAAGGGAAAGTCCTGCAGGAGGAAATCAGTGAAGTATCGAAGAAAAGGTTAGTGAAGCATTATGCAGATTTTTCACCGGAGAAATATGAGAAGGAAGCAATCCGTAAAGCGTATCAGCTTGCTATTTTAAAAGGCATGCAGCAGAGCGTTCAGCCGAATCATCATATGACCCCTGATGCAGTCGGCATGTTCGTCAGCTATTTAGTCGGTAAATTCACCAAGAATCAAAAAGAGATAGTCATGCTCGATCCTGCCATTGGAACGGGGAATTTACTATTTGCGATCTTGAATCAACTTACTGATAAAAACATCGCTTCATATGGTGTCGAGATTGATGAAACCTTGATCAGGCTTGCATACGCAGGTGCCAACCTGCAAGAACACCCGCTGGAATTTTTCAACCAGGACAGCTTGGAGCCGCTTTTCATCGATCCTTCAGATGTTGTGGTCAGTGATTTGCCGATAGGTTATTACCCGAATGATGTGCGTGCAGCTGAGTATGAATTGAAGGCTGATAAGGGACATTCGTATGCACACCATTTGTTTATTGAACAAGGTGTTAAACACGCGAAGGATGGCGGACACCTATTCTTCATTGTCCCGAATAACCTGTTCGTCTCGGAGGAAGCTCCGAAACTCAATGATTTCCTGAAGAAGCATACACATATCCAAGGGATGGTGCAACTGCCGCTTTCCATGTTTAAGAGTGAAGCGGCTGCGAAAAGCATCCTGATCCTCCAAAAGAAAAAAGAGGGTATCGAAGCACCGAAGAAGGCATTGCTCGTACAACTTCCGAAGTTGTCGGATTTCGAAGCGACCAGGTCTGTCATGCAACAGATGGACGATTGGTTTAAAGAGGAAAAATAG
- a CDS encoding universal stress protein encodes MDYKNILVAVDGSEEAEWALKKAIYLAKLSDATLVLTHIVDTRNFPTVEAYDMTIRDHSETFANELLDKYKTEAIASGIAKVQTEVAYGSPKVQIPRDLAKKHSIDLIVCGATGLNAVERFLIGSVSEGIVRHSKCDVMIVRTN; translated from the coding sequence ATAGATTATAAAAATATTCTTGTAGCAGTGGACGGTTCGGAAGAAGCAGAGTGGGCCCTAAAAAAGGCAATCTATTTAGCAAAACTCAGTGACGCTACCCTTGTGCTCACACATATCGTGGATACAAGGAATTTCCCTACTGTCGAAGCTTATGATATGACTATCCGTGATCACTCTGAAACCTTTGCCAATGAGCTATTGGACAAGTATAAAACGGAAGCCATTGCCTCCGGGATTGCAAAGGTCCAAACAGAAGTTGCATATGGTTCTCCTAAAGTTCAAATTCCAAGGGATTTAGCGAAAAAGCATTCAATCGATTTAATTGTTTGCGGTGCAACAGGCCTAAATGCAGTCGAACGTTTCCTCATCGGCAGCGTGTCGGAAGGCATCGTTCGCCATTCAAAATGTGATGTAATGATCGTGCGTACGAATTGA
- the tpx gene encoding thiol peroxidase translates to MASVTFKNNPITLVGQELKVGDKAPDFTVLANDLSPVTLSDSKGSVRIISVVPSVDTGVCDAQTRKFNEEAAKLDNVKVLTISNDLPFAQKRWCAASGLDNVQVLSDHRDLSFGEAYGVVMQELRLLARSVFVVNSSDEITYVEYVSEGTNHPNYEGAIEAAKAAK, encoded by the coding sequence ATGGCTTCAGTTACATTTAAAAACAACCCGATCACTTTAGTGGGACAAGAACTAAAAGTTGGGGACAAAGCACCTGATTTTACAGTATTGGCTAATGACTTATCACCGGTTACATTAAGCGACTCCAAAGGTTCTGTCCGCATTATCAGCGTGGTTCCATCCGTGGATACAGGTGTATGTGATGCACAGACACGTAAATTCAATGAAGAAGCGGCAAAATTGGATAATGTGAAAGTACTGACGATCAGTAACGATCTTCCTTTCGCGCAAAAACGCTGGTGTGCTGCAAGCGGTTTGGACAATGTTCAAGTTCTTTCCGATCACCGTGACCTTTCATTCGGTGAAGCATATGGTGTCGTCATGCAGGAACTTCGTCTATTGGCCCGCTCTGTATTCGTAGTGAACAGCTCTGATGAAATCACATATGTAGAATATGTGAGTGAAGGCACTAACCATCCAAATTACGAAGGTGCAATCGAAGCGGCTAAAGCGGCAAAATAA